A single region of the Changchengzhania lutea genome encodes:
- a CDS encoding patatin-like phospholipase family protein: MDEIGIALLGGGVRGAAHIGVLQALNENNIFPNRVSGTSAGSIIGVLYCAGHTPKDILKLSHEKAFLKIFKIGFFK, encoded by the coding sequence ATGGATGAAATTGGAATTGCACTTTTAGGTGGTGGAGTGCGTGGTGCAGCTCACATTGGTGTGCTACAAGCTTTGAACGAAAATAATATATTCCCAAACAGAGTCTCAGGTACTAGTGCAGGGAGCATCATTGGGGTTTTATATTGCGCTGGCCATACGCCAAAAGATATTTTAAAACTCTCTCACGAAAAAGCGTTTCTAAAAATTTTCAAAATAGGTTTTTTTAAATAA
- a CDS encoding efflux RND transporter permease subunit, whose translation MKKLHSNYKFPLLAIGILILIGGFFTYQNLKTSLFPDITFPKIKVIADAGQQPVDKMMTTVTIPLENIIRRAEGLQYIRSTTSRGSCEISVFLDWNMDINTAKAQIESFINQSQGSILPNTVFSVEKMNPSILPVMGYSLEGEGLSQVDLKKIAKYQVKPFLAATPGVSDIAVIGGKDKEFQVILKPDVIKSLGISISTIQNTVVNSNLLQSNGYITDFNRMYLTLTDNAVDDIEDLQNLVIINSPNRLIRLKDVADIEVREVKEYVKILANGKNVPIIAVVKQPNANLIEVNKTIEQKVAELSKILPTGVVIKPYYKQADFVNTSISSIKDVLWIGLVLALLVVILFLRSFSASMVVLFTIPVSLSLTLIILDAIGYTFNIMTLGAVAAAIGLMIDDVVIIIEQIHKIREEHPEKSMPWVAHAAITHLFPAMIGSSLSTLVIFIPFVLMTGVAGAYFKVMAFSMIIALSASFLVTWLVVPVLSIIFTRDKSVKRKHEPKTKWIHSILGKPIIGISFLLICVVVLIVIPSKLPSGFLPEMDEGSIVLDYNSPSGTTLEETDRMLQIVNGVLDTQPEVEAYSARLGTQMGFFITEPNRGDYLIKLKDKRSKTTDEVSDEIRKHVEAKVPQLTIDFGQVIGDMLGDLMSSVQPIEIKVFGTNINTLESLSQEITKEVETVSGTADVNDGIIVAGPSLSIVPNAPVLAQLGMTVADFQLQLQTQVEGTVVSSMIDKEQMVDIRLIYPNANKTSVSDIKNTAILLPNGSSVPINQVASIEMGKGVAEINREHQKSMGVITARLNNRDLGSILKDIQSHITKNISLPAGYTIEYGGAYKEQQKAFKELMMILISAILLVFIVILFLFRKVKIALAIIVIAVLGVAGSLLSLFLTGTPLNVGSYTGIIMIVGVIGENSIFTYRQYQESDASLSHIEKIEYSIAARLRPKVMTAFAAIMALVPLALGIGPGAQLHQPLAIAVIGGLVFALPLLLVVLPTILKIIKE comes from the coding sequence TGCCATAGGTATTCTGATACTTATTGGAGGGTTTTTTACCTATCAGAATTTAAAGACAAGCTTATTTCCAGATATCACGTTTCCGAAGATTAAAGTGATTGCAGATGCAGGGCAACAGCCCGTGGACAAAATGATGACTACTGTGACGATACCTTTAGAAAACATCATCCGTCGTGCAGAAGGCTTGCAATACATACGCAGTACTACATCCCGTGGAAGTTGTGAGATTTCGGTCTTTTTAGATTGGAATATGGATATTAATACTGCCAAAGCGCAAATTGAATCTTTTATCAATCAGTCACAAGGAAGTATTCTACCGAACACCGTGTTTTCCGTAGAAAAAATGAACCCATCTATTTTGCCAGTTATGGGCTATTCATTAGAAGGAGAAGGCTTATCACAAGTAGATTTAAAGAAAATTGCAAAGTATCAGGTAAAACCATTTTTAGCTGCTACACCAGGCGTTTCAGACATCGCTGTAATAGGTGGTAAAGACAAAGAGTTTCAGGTTATTTTAAAACCAGATGTTATCAAGTCTTTGGGGATTTCTATATCAACAATTCAAAATACTGTAGTCAATTCAAATTTATTACAATCTAATGGCTACATCACAGATTTTAACAGAATGTATCTGACGCTTACCGATAATGCAGTGGATGATATTGAAGATTTACAAAATCTGGTTATCATAAATAGTCCCAATCGATTAATTCGGCTGAAAGATGTTGCTGACATTGAAGTCAGGGAGGTAAAGGAATACGTAAAAATCCTTGCCAATGGTAAAAATGTGCCAATTATCGCAGTAGTAAAGCAACCGAATGCGAATCTTATTGAAGTCAATAAGACCATTGAACAGAAAGTTGCTGAACTCTCAAAAATATTACCTACAGGCGTGGTGATAAAACCGTATTATAAACAAGCCGATTTTGTAAACACCAGTATTTCAAGTATCAAAGATGTGTTGTGGATTGGTTTGGTATTGGCACTGTTGGTGGTCATTCTATTCTTGCGCTCGTTTTCTGCAAGTATGGTGGTGCTGTTTACCATTCCTGTGTCTTTGTCCTTAACACTCATTATTCTTGACGCTATAGGCTATACCTTTAATATAATGACTTTGGGAGCTGTTGCTGCAGCCATTGGATTGATGATAGATGATGTGGTCATAATCATTGAACAAATACATAAAATAAGAGAAGAACATCCTGAAAAATCAATGCCTTGGGTTGCGCACGCAGCCATAACGCACTTATTTCCTGCAATGATAGGTTCTTCGTTGAGTACATTAGTGATTTTTATTCCTTTTGTTTTAATGACTGGCGTTGCTGGTGCTTATTTTAAAGTAATGGCATTCAGTATGATTATTGCTTTATCCGCTTCTTTTTTGGTCACTTGGTTGGTTGTTCCCGTGTTGTCAATTATATTTACAAGAGATAAATCGGTTAAGCGGAAGCATGAGCCGAAAACAAAATGGATTCATAGCATTTTGGGCAAACCAATTATAGGAATTTCTTTTTTGCTGATTTGTGTCGTTGTTCTTATAGTTATTCCTTCCAAATTACCTTCGGGTTTTTTGCCGGAAATGGATGAAGGAAGTATCGTTTTGGATTATAATAGTCCATCTGGCACCACATTGGAAGAGACCGATAGGATGTTGCAAATCGTAAACGGCGTTTTGGACACACAACCTGAAGTTGAAGCTTATTCAGCAAGATTAGGAACACAAATGGGTTTTTTTATTACCGAACCTAATCGTGGTGATTATTTGATTAAGCTGAAAGATAAGCGGAGTAAAACAACCGATGAAGTTTCTGACGAAATAAGAAAGCATGTTGAAGCAAAAGTGCCACAGTTAACGATTGATTTTGGTCAGGTAATTGGAGATATGTTAGGGGATTTAATGAGTTCAGTTCAGCCCATTGAGATAAAAGTTTTTGGAACTAACATAAATACCTTGGAAAGCTTATCGCAGGAAATTACCAAAGAAGTTGAAACTGTTTCAGGAACAGCAGATGTAAATGACGGTATTATTGTTGCTGGCCCAAGTCTATCCATAGTGCCTAACGCTCCCGTACTTGCACAATTAGGAATGACCGTTGCCGACTTCCAATTGCAGTTACAAACCCAAGTTGAAGGCACTGTAGTAAGCTCGATGATAGATAAAGAGCAAATGGTAGATATCCGTCTTATTTATCCTAATGCTAATAAGACTTCGGTATCTGATATAAAAAACACCGCTATTTTATTACCTAATGGTTCCAGTGTGCCTATCAATCAAGTGGCATCGATTGAAATGGGTAAAGGCGTGGCTGAAATCAATCGTGAACATCAAAAATCTATGGGTGTGATTACGGCGCGATTAAACAATCGTGATTTAGGCTCAATACTAAAGGACATTCAGAGCCATATAACAAAAAATATTTCGCTTCCTGCTGGTTATACTATTGAATATGGTGGAGCCTATAAAGAACAGCAGAAGGCATTTAAAGAATTGATGATGATATTAATATCTGCCATATTACTGGTGTTTATTGTGATATTATTTCTGTTTAGAAAAGTAAAGATTGCATTGGCCATCATTGTAATTGCAGTTTTAGGAGTTGCTGGAAGTTTATTGAGCCTCTTTTTAACAGGAACACCTTTAAATGTTGGAAGTTATACAGGTATTATTATGATTGTTGGTGTTATTGGTGAGAACTCAATTTTTACCTACAGGCAGTATCAGGAAAGTGATGCATCCTTATCTCATATTGAAAAAATTGAATACTCAATCGCAGCACGTTTACGTCCTAAAGTAATGACTGCTTTTGCTGCGATTATGGCACTGGTACCTTTGGCTTTAGGTATTGGCCCAGGCGCACAGCTACACCAACCGCTGGCAATTGCTGTTATAGGTGGATTGGTGTTTGCTTTACCGCTTCTGTTAGTTGTATTACCTACGATTTTGAAAATAATTAAAGAGTAG